The genomic window GTGCAGGCGAGGCTCACGTGTTGTCACGGTCACACACTGAACTCTCCGGGCCAGTTGTGTATGTACACCACGGATCCACGGGGCTGTCCGCAGGTTGTCAGCATGTGGCTGGCGAGGCAGAGCGTGTGTGAAATATCAGGggcatttaaaacaaatagagGGAGTTGCTGCGACGGGGGCGAGGGCTGGGAAATGTACACTTAAGGTACAGCGGGAGGGGAGGAGAGCTCGAGTGCTAAACACAAGTGGAGGAAATGGATTGTGTATAGGTGCAGCAGTGATTCTCACCTCCATCATCGTCACATAAGACTCACAATGACCTGATCCTGTTGTATCAGTAACTAAGCAGATTGGTCACCGAAGGTTTGTGTGGACATGAACGTCCCGGTGATTAGTTTATTATCTATCGCTGAGTGTACAAGAAGAAATATCTTGTCTGAAATTCCCATTTTGAAAAGGTAAACATTGgcaatttgttttttctctatttctctgGTGCGTTATCTCAGTTAAGTGAGTGAACAACGGAATTTCATTGGAATCAACTCATGCACTTGTCAATTTTCCTTCCGACGTGGAGGTCAgcgaaaaaatgtaaatgcaaaatgtgaaaaaaaacaaaaataatgactTATGAAATACTATAGGCAGCACGTGCAAAGTGAAAGTGGCCCAACGTGAACCCGGGTTGAGAAGGTCAACACGTCAACATTATCGTTGTCACAAGTTCCCGCGAAGCGATGTCTTTCCCAATAtttgagctgctgcagaaacacacgtGTATGTCAACATCTCCGCGGCGCCTGACACTGGAGCTTTGTCCGCTGCTGTCCGAGCGCACAACAAGTGAACACAGCCATGCATATAATTGAATGTTCCCATGTACACACTcagaagtcccccccccccaccacccctcctcAATGTGGCCTGTTGTTTTGTTCTGGTGCTGGTATGTGTGGAACCGGGTGTCACCGCCACACGGGTCAGCTCACTGCGGGTACCGAGGaggggtgggtggtggtgggggttggAGTAATTGGACCCGGCCACAAAGAGAACGGTTCCCTTCAAccctgtgcacccccccccccccccccacccccccttccctAATGTGGTCCGACTCCACAGTCACTAAGTCTTCAGTCAGCTCCGGTTCTAGTTCAGCAGACGACAAAAATGCCTGTTATTTACTCCAGAGCCGCTCGAAATGCAAAGAGGAAAGAGGGCGTCTGCGGCTATTAGGTTACCTCTGACATTCAGCACAATGGAATACCAGAAAGGCCCTTCTCCTGTTACACATGTGAACCCAATCTGCAGCACATCCAAGTTTGTCGCTCTTTGTTAATGCTGCAATTTGCACCACAAAACCAAAAGTatcaccctcctcttcttttgcAGCTCAGGACGCGGCACGTTATGAGCTCCCCGAGCCAAACAAACGTTATTTCCTCGCTGGCTTTCTGTCAGTGGAAAACTTGAATGCCTCTGTCCTGTTTGTGAAATGCTAAGTTTTGTGTAGCAATAACgtcaaaatgaaatgtcagcGTCTCCACcttctatgttttttttccccttcatcaCACGTTTGCTGCCATGAGTGGAAATCCCTCAGGAAAACGACTCTTGCTAGAATGCGGTTTCTTGAATTCCACTTTCCCCTCAATCGCACCAGGTGTTTGGAAGTCGACAACCTCAGCCATGCTCGTCTGCCTGGTAGCGCCGAGTTGAGCACTCAGCCAAAAACACAGCCCTCTGATAACAACGGCCTTTAAGTGCAAAAGACTTTGGAGGTCAAACTTAAGATATGGTGGCGGCTGCTTTCTTTGGCTTAACCGCTAACCTCTATAGTATAAAGGTCACGACCCTAACTCAAGTCATGCAACAGCAGTGTGCTCACGCCGCTTGCCCCAAATTTAGCTGCAATTACGCTCATTTGTTGTCAATAAGTGCAACAGATAAGAATCGCACACCCACCGCAGGATGCTTCTCACGTTACACATGTCCACAGGCGATGATTACACACCGTGTTGACAGGTTTAATCTACGGTGCGAACTGCAGGTTCAACGGCGAAGGGAAGCGAGGAGACAGCTTTATGAATCATGCAAGTGCCGCGGCAGGTGACACACTAATTAATTGCAGAGTGATGTATTGTTAAGGTCGATGTGAGGTTAATGTTTGAGCCAGAGGCTGCAGGGTGATCATGGGGAATTTAAAATGAAGACAGTTCAAGTAGAGATGAACTCAGAGTAAACAGCCTGTCATGTTTCATTAGAGCTCCGGGTCCGTGTTACCTCTGCCCTCCTTTCCGGCTGCTTGAGGAGCATCCACAGAACTGTTTCCTTGCGCTCCCTGCTAAACCAAACCTAATCATGGCACCCGCTTTCTTCTCTCTGACTTGCCCGTGCAGGTGCAGCTGCAACAAGGCCGGTGAGGGGGCAGGAGGTGGTTGGCACAGAAGAAACTGGGCCACTTTGCCAGCATGCCAACCTCAGGTATGTGCAACCAGCTGCCCTTTGCCAATGCACGACGGTGCCAAGTTGGCGCCAGCACCAGGAGATCCGAGGTAATACCCCTGGTGTTTACTCTCTCGCCCAGGGCATGACAAGAACTCGCATGACTCGAGCACACCGCAATCCAGGGCGAAGCGATCTGACACGTCAACTGGAGCCAACCAAGAAGCCACACCCGAGGAGGTGAAAAATGCATGTGGATCTGTTGCCCTGCGGCTTGGACCAGGCAGggaggggatggaggaggatgaaggaggggagagagatggatCAGGGGGTCGTTGAAAGAAGGGATAAATGAGTGTGGTCTGGGTAAACGCATGGCTTCTCGCAGggtggatgtgtttgttttcctgacaGCTCCCAGCCCTGGCTGACAGACACTGTAGAAGTAACTGGGAAAAaatgtggagagagggagagggagaggggggggggagagagagagagagagagagagagagagagagagagagagagagagagagagagagagagagagagagagaggggggaagtgGAGGCTCACAATGCTGGGATTTCTATCCAATTAACTCCATTTCAAGGGAGTTTTAGACATATTTCTGCAATGCACCCAGCAGCTGATTTCAAGCCTCCGAGCATGGGAAGAATGTGTGTGCACGCCTCGGGAGCGCGCCTCATATCTCGCAGGCTGTCAGGGGACTGGCTAGAAAAACACCAGGCGCAGGAAATACAGTTTTTACGGCTCTTTTACGCAGACGTCGGCGCTGCTTTATGCACGCAAGATTCTGCAAtaaggagaggagcaggaaacaAGGGGATGAAGAACACAAAAGAACAGAAAGGCGGATGTAACAGGGACATGTGGGGAGCAGGTTGTGTAGTTTTCACACTTGTTTGACTGGGATTCGAGTGGGGAACAGCCAGAATTAGCGCTTTATGAAAGAATAACACGCAGTTGGGCCATTACACGCAGAAAGTATTAAAAGGTGACGTGTGTCAGTTGCTTTTTATTACACTGAGCATTTTATAGGCTATTAGCAATAAGCCACCCAAGGATCAACCTGCCAAGAGCTTACAGTCAACCAGCTGCCACCGCTTACTCCACCAAAACAAACCGTGGCGTCACTCAGCCGCTTTGGCACCGCACCAGCCAAGGCGCGCGGAGCCGGCGCCGAGCCGAGAGTTGCgcacaggtggaggaggtgtaggaggtgagggggggttGTTTACCTGCCTGGTGAAGAGGATGGCGGCGTCGTGGTGATGCTGGTGGTCGTCGTCCAGCGGGTTCTGCTGGTTCTGCCACTTGCAGAAGCTCTTGAGCGTCGCCGCCGCGTTCTTGGTCACCTCCAGCCCCTTCTCCTTCTCACCCACCGTGATCACCTTCACCACCGACAGCCGGATGGGGTTCTCGATGCTGGCGTGCCCGTACAGCTTGGAGGCGATGGAGGCCAGTGTGAGCAGGTAGTGGTTCAGGTCCTTTCCGTATTTCTTCAGCATGGTGTCGTCGGCCACCAGAAGCAGCTCCACGTGCCTGGCGCGGGAGACCGACCTTCTCCTCCGTGTGCCAGGCTCCGGTACTGCCGCCTTGGCGAACCGGCTCCACAGTGTCCTTCCGTGCGCATCATGGTCATCAGTGAGCGCCTGTCTGTCCCGTCTCCCCTCCCCGCGCCCTCGGTGCCGGCGTCTCCCCGCCGCGTCCCTGCGTCCTCTGCGCCCGTCGCGCGTACCGCAGCTCTCGCGCCCCTCGCGCATGGCCTCGAAGCTGAAGCTCTCGCGCGTGAACACGTGGAGCGCGCTCTCCGCGTCCTTGTCCTGCAGGGCGCGCATGTCATGCTCGTGTCCCTTCGCCCTGACGATAGGCGTGATGGTGTAGCGCGCGTGGTCCACGGCGAAGAAGCCCTCCAGACCCCCGCCGCAGAGGTTAAAGACGGCCAGGGACTCCGCGTTGGAGTCCACTGTGCCGCGGTACGCGCATTCCCGCTGCAAGGGCGCATGGCTCTCCCCCATCATGGCGTGTACATACTGGGGGCTGAAGTGATGCGACAGCACCGACTCGTCCCGCTCCATGTCCAACTGAAAGCGGCTCCCGTCCAGGTACACTAGGTAGCCCACCTTCCCTCCTCCGTGGTAAATCCGGTCAACGGTCCGCACGACTCCATCCGTCCTCCGGGCAGGTGTGAGCAGCGACCCGTTTGCAGGTGGAAGATAGAAACCCTGGAAAGTGGGGACCCCGGCTCCCAGCTCCAACTCCACCGCGCACAGCAACAGTAAGCGAAACCAGAGCATGCCCCCGGCATCAGCACCAAGGAGCCTCACCATTGTTCATTCCAACCAGACACGCATCTACGAATCCTCTAAAACGAGCCCGGGGCGTCCGAATGCACAACTTTGAGCGTCTGTTCCTCCAAAAAGCGCATCCTCCCGGTGTCCGAACCCCCCATGAAAAGGCGCACAGTGCTGACCAACAGACGAGAAACCGTTAGTGGgaaagaaatggagaaaaaagaaCCAGAGCCGCAGAGAGGACCTGTGTGCAGGCTGCAGAGCACTGAGCTGAAGTtggagaacaaaaacacaaagtttgcTCTTAATAGGACCCGGAGAGAAAAAGTCCTGCCCCCTTTGCGCTCAATCACCACTCCTCcaccccctctcttctctctctctctctctctccctctctctctctctctgcctcaaaTCAGAGTTAAGTCAAGTgctggaggagagcagaggagaacaaTGCTGTCActggagcagagggaagagaggagctCCAtcggaagaaaacaacaacacacagacacaacacaaaaacaagtgtcTGCATTCAGGACCAACAACAGTTATCTCACCTCGAGAAATGTCTCCATCAAACCAGCAGCCTgttatttttacagtttcaccACTTTGACTCACTTTAATAATTGAAGGCTCAAAGTCCAACAGGATCCGACTCGAGAGTTTCTAGCAAACTAGAGGGGGGGGAATAGATAATTTATGGCCAGTCCCGAATAAGAACTGTGGGAGTTCACCGTTCCCAGTGCGAGAcatttaatggtgtgtgtgtgtgtgagggaaagaaagagggggaggaggtggatggaAATCTGCGAGCATGCATACAGTAGGTGCTGCACTTAGGAAAGTAAAGGAGGGAAATGTGTGGCTCCAGGTGGGAGCTGTCTCACCTCTGGGGAtacgtttgtgtgtctttgtgtgtttgtgtgttatagGGTGGCTTTAGCAAACGCATACCTGGACGGGACAAACGCACTCAGCGCCAACCGGAGAGTGGTGTCTTAAAAGTTCCAAAACGCTGCTCATTTGCTGAGTCACCCAACAGCTATTACCTTTCctcagagaaggagggaggtgggggtggggggggtgtcagtgtgtgtgtctgcactgtgtgtgagggaggcCTCTTAGAACCCGAGAGCAGATATTACGTTTCTGCTCCGTTGCGTCAAACGACGAGAGGCCGCGTCGACTCTCCTAAAGCGATGGCCGCTTAATccgaggcccccccccccttgctggGAGATGCAGCAAGGGGGGGGCGTGTGAGTGCACGGGCCGAAAAACGGAACATGGTGTGCCGCCTCCGTAAGCCTCGCTGCCCCACCCGGTTAAATGAAAGATCCCACCAAAGGTTACTTAGAGGAGCTCAAGTCATTATTTTGGGGGTTTATTTAGGAGGGAAGTCCCATTTtgttaagggggggggggggggcatgaccTCCGGATTCCTAACATCTTTCCTACGGCCATGACAACTTAGCGTGCACACCCATCAACTTGAAAGCGGTGACGGCTGCAGAGTGGATCCAGAAATCGAGTAGAACTTCATGTTCAAATCAGCTGTTATGCAACCCACCTCCCACCCCCGCTAACgtctctgtgtcctcaggtctcgccacccccccccccccacacacacacacacttctcctttACATCAAACTGTCAACTGTATTAGCtgcagtaaaagaaaaagaaagacggCCATAAAGACAAGAGCAaactgtagctgtgtgtgtgtgagagagagagagagagagagagagagagagagagagagagagagagagagagagagagagaggatgtttgATCCCGACAGTGGGACGTCAAGCTTTGGCGGGGGTGTCTGTTGAAAATagccaaacaaataaaatgagtgtgtgtttaatgtttatcCTGCaaaaagtgtgagtgtgttagtgtaCACTGACGAAATTAAGTTTTACTACAACGTAACGTTACAGTCCTCCCGGAATTGTGGTGAAAAGTGCAGCTGCAAAGTAGTGGCACTGAGCCTGAGCAAAAATTAGGcaactttccacagcaccacatacacatatatacacaaacacacacacacacacacacaggctttggCTCACATCTCTAcacatcctccctctcttccagtCTCACACACTCATCCCATTGGATCATTTTTAATCCCCATCATCTGAAAGCTCGATGTATGCCAAAGCAACCATATGGACATAAACCACCCACgtttatccacacacacacaattacataGTAACCCGGATCACACTTGCAAAGCAGGCCGCATGCAGTATTGTGTGTCAACaacaagttgtgtgtgtgtgtgtgtgtgtgtttgtgtgcaagccCCGCGTGCCGAGCCACGTGTGTGCGGGACCAGCCCCCTTCCTATGGCGGCTGGGAGGGGAGTGAATCCAATACGGTTAATTGACAAGCCCGAGCCGTTTACATAACCACCAGGCTGCATCCAAGTGCTGGTGTCAGAATTCCCCCCGGCGGCGCTGatgctgctctccctccctctttagTCACCAtgactccctctcctcctctgcgcacacacacacacacacacaaactccatcctcctcctgctctgtcccTCCCCACATTCTTTGCTTCCTTCCCTTCATGGATGTTAAACCAGTAATTCCCATCAGGATAAAAACGCTTCAGATGAAGGCAATCACTTATTCTGGTGACGCTCGAATGgctgatggtgtgtgtttgtgtgagtgtgtgtgtgtgtgtctttccctACATCTCTAtcttccttcttcctttcctctcttcctagAAACCAGGTGTGTTCTTTAGCATCCGTTTCCATGGCGCGGAGGGAGAGAGCATCATCTCCCATGGGACCGCTCCCCCTGACCACAGGTCTGTTACagggaaggaaaacacacacctgtgcatGAACGCAAACACACCctcgcacacaaaaacacacactgagcatgAAATGAGTCAACACAACCTCTTTTATccacaatgtaaatatatattcattgagaaaaaattaaataatgataCATGTACAAAAGAAGCTCGTTCCTACAATAAAGAGGCACGTGTGTAAGCAACTATAAAAATGGaagcatataaaaaaaaagacaccagATGGGATTCATCACTTTGCTTTTCTGTAAATTAATCTCAGAGGAAAActtgaaaaaacatttgatccacggctgaaaaaaacagcagtttgcACAAGTAACTTTTTTATCTTCAACATTAACATTGCAGCGCAGCATAGAGGACATTCTTGGTCACGCTCCAGTAAGAATCATCACCGGAGTGCTAGGAGTTCATTTGCAGCTTTAATAAGACTTTTTCTTGTTAACAAAAAAATCTATTCTAAGAGTAAGTTTGTAGGATAGaataataaaaatctgtttttgtccagatcagcagcagtttatagTATTGTATTCATATATTTACTGTTAATGTCAGCAGCTTGTTTATTTTTGGCGCAGTGCAAAGACGCACAGACGCTTTTACTTTTGCACAAACTGCCCAAACGACAAGAGAATGAAAACAGATACAGTAAGTGTTATTGATGAAACAGTGTCCATGATGAGAACTATGTCCGTTCGGCTCACGACGATCTCAGCGAGAAGTGTTCGAGAAAAACTGAAGATAGATCCTTTGATATATTGGCAGTAAAAATGTACCTTTGTTAAAATTGAGATCTTGTGTAAGGCGTAGTATGAACCATTCCAAATCCACGATATGACACCatccagaaaaaaaatccagataaAACCCAGTGTATGAAACCAGTCTGACTCACAGAGTCACTTCAGATGAGACCTGCATCCAAAACCCAACGAGAAGGAAACATTAGGTGGAGAATCAGAGCTCAAGCTGAGGTCACAGGCTAACACAACAGGCTCAGTGCTgataaccatagactgtatctAAAGATGGATGATAAATCTGCTCCCACAAAAGTGCAGCCTTAGCATAACTCCGACCTCTGCCATGTCAGTGGAAAGAACCCAGTAAAGTAGGTTTCTGTCCTTTAagatagttcttatcacacaaagggtgaatattaaaaaatatgaacatCGCCTTTCAAGATTAAACCATGTGTTTGAAAACTACATATACAGTTAGCAAGTAAACCTTGAGAGTAGATTGTTTCGTGGATGTTAAATCTCGAAATCAAGCAGCATCAAGTCTAACCTCGACCCTCCCGAACTTCACCCCACCTGATTGGCTAAGCAGCATCCCACGCTACATCGTCGTTGACTCGACTGTCAGGACAAACGATCGACGTCTGCAATCGGCTGCTTTGGCTTCTCGCTGAGCAGCAGTCTGGGGCTGTAGGGCAGTGGGGAGGTGTTGGtggggaggtggtgggaggaTGAGAGTTTGGCCGGGCTGCACAGATGCTGGAAGCGCTGTGGGTTCAAAAGGTCACGGTTAGTTCATTGTCGTATCATCATGCAGCTTTATTACCCTAAACAAGTCGGGTTTTCTGAAGTCTAGTCAACACTTCCGGGGGTATTGTAGAGTCAcgtaaaccttttcaagtagttacacaaattaaaaatatgtcTCGCCAGCAGCATATGACACTGAACCGACCTGTGTGAGGGACCCTGGGGTGGTCGCCAGGGCGTAAATGGCCCAGAAGGGAAGCAGGGAGACGGATGAGAAGGTGAGGATCCAGCCCAGCGTGGTGGCCCAGAGCGGAGCGACCAGGCCCTTCCCAAGGCTCAGCGGAGCCCAACACACCAGGGAGAACACAAAGGTGGCCTGTGGGAGGAGGACCGTGTTAAGACATTTTACATGGTATGACTTTGCATGTCAAAAGTATATTATTTGGACTTATCCCCGTTAGTTTGCCACTAGCTTTTAACTGTCCATTGACTGACAGGGGGAGGAATTCGCACCAAATCCCAAACATGCATTAATGTGTTGACTATTTCACAGCGTGTAGACGCTAAAGAGGCAGGCCAGCGGGGAGGGGTCACTCACAGTGCATACAGCCGGGGTCAGGTATTTCCAGCACAGCTTGAAGACGGGCAGGGGGCTGTAGCCGGTCATATCCCTGATGTTGCCACTGAAGCGCTCGGCTCCTGCGACCAAAGGAAGAACAAAGGTCTGTGAGTGGCTGTAGTTCGGGTTCGACATCATGGTGTGGTTTAAGAACAAGAAGAATGGttataacaacacaaacaagaccAAAATTGGAAGACAATCCAATTTTCTTTACCATTATTAATAAGTAATGAGTAAAAAGCCGTGTCTGCCATGCTGCAAAAGGAAGTAGCGCTTATCTGTCCCATTCTCGCAACTCCTACTAACGTCAAAAAGGACACAGGGGGATATTAATTGTGAAAAGTTACATTGATTTTCTGTCTCGTGTATTTAATGACTCCTTTGTAACAATAATCGTCTcgccagaaaatgtccagagtgactgactcggacatttgcattctcacatacaagGCCCTCCGGAAAGTGCCCGGGCTTCAGAGCATGCCTGAAAGCAGCAGTATGTGTTCCCTTTCTAAAAAGCCTGAAGCCTCATTGTGAACTCAAGCATCTCCCCTTGGTTGAggtccttcctcctccaggagCGCGTAACAAGCAACAGAGTTGGTGTATGTTAGGGTCCTTAAAAAGCGGTAAAATCCCACAGTCGTAAAATAGGGTGAAAGGTGGATTTGGAGTCCTGACCGCTGAGTCCCCTCTACTCTGCTTCCTTCATGCGCACACACCCTGTTAACAAACTCATTCCTTAtcaactactttttttttttttacaattctgGGTCTTAATTCTTTGCCAAATACAAGTTAATCATCTGAACACAGTGGCACGTATTTGTATCGTCCTAATGTGCACACATGGCTCAGTCCACCCATCTCACACTTCaacaaataatgtttttgtgAATGCTTTAGAGCCTCGGGTCTGGCTTGGATAGGGGCTCCCTGGGGCCCGGCAGCCTGAGACTGCGAGGCGACAGGGCCCGGGGGCTGATTTAGGGCCTGGAGGAGACAGACGGGGGCCTGGCCAGGAGCCAGTCTCCTTACAACAGTGGGTAGCTGCAGCCATGTTAATATACTGTCTACTGACTCTGAGTGGAACGCAGACGGAGGGGAGGAAACGGACTGGAGGAGTCGGAGTGTGTTTATCAGATTTTAGGAACGACTTTCATTAATCTTAAAGAAAAGAGTTAaattctttgttttaaaaagaaaacacattagcATGGATTTAGACATAGTGGACTTgccagaaagaggagaggaggaaactggAAAAGATAGAACAGGAAAAGGGAACGATAAGCAGGGGAGAGGATTGGGTTTCGTACCGTAGACCCAGCCGATGGCCACAGACTGGCAgatggagagcagcagcagactggcTCCGCTGCACGAGAAGTGGTCGTAGACCTGGAACACGTACAGACCTCCCTGCATCCAGACAAACTCTGTCAGTTCACGGCATCAAAACCAAACCTGAGCACACCTCATACGCAAGCACACATCCACCAATCCTGAGTGTGACCCACCGGCGTGACCATGACCAGCCCCACCAGGAAGCAGACGACgcagaccagcagcagcagcagctctcggCGGTGACCTCGTCTGATCAGATGCGGGTACAGGTCACTCACCGACGTCATCAGGGCCTCCAGGCTCACAAACTGGGTGACAGAAGGGGGACAGGGTCAGGGAGTCGGGTCCATCAAAAGTAATTCATCAACGTCAgcgggtgtctgtgtgtgtgtgtctacctgtGTGTCCAGCCCCAGCATGATGATCATGAGGAAGAAGCAGACAGCCCAGAGTTGAGGTAGCGGCATCATGGCGACAGCTCTGGGGTAGACGATGAAGGCGAGGCCGGGCCCTGAGAGGAAACATAGTAAACACAGGTTCTTACAACTCAACAGcgctgttttatttaaattattcaacTGTATGAAACACACATGgccaagtttgactgaaagagTGAagaacaaactcacaaacagaAAGGTAGAGTTCGGACAAAAATGTGGAAAGTATATTTGGTCAGAAAGAAAAGGTGACATTTATTTACACTGTTGAATGACTGTTGGCTGTGTTTTGTAGCAAAATGGCTAAGTAGAGGAAAGCTCTATTCTCTTCACTTCCAcctcaaaacattatttcaccTGACTGGGCCACGGTGGCGATCTCCACGCCCTGCTCCTGCGCCATGAAGCCCAGCACCGAGAAGATGGCGAAACCCGCCAGGAAGCTGGTGGCGCTGTTCAGGAGGCACAGCATGAAGGAGTCTCTGGAAGGACACACGGACATGTGGCGAATTAGGAGGAATACTTAAagcaaagaacacaaacaacttAATAATCTTTAGAGGAAAAGTGGCTTCAGTTAAGCACAGAGACAGTGAGGTCTTGAATTTGGAGTCTGGCCCTGTTTTGTGGAACTGTGGCCGGTTACTGTAAATACAAACCAAAAGTTAAGTGCATGGCTCTCTctccgtgagtgtgtgtgtgtgtgtgtgtgtgtgtgtgtgtgtgtgtgtgtgtgtgagtcctggAGTGTGGGAAACATGGCAGCGAGGGCTTTTCTTTAAGGTGTGGCTCtatcagtgtgttttctctgtccaTTCCAGCCATTCCTTCTGGAAGCCATCTGACCAGTGGGAGCTCACATCTTACATTTCAAGTGAACGCGCTTAATCTGAAGGGGAGACGCTGCACGGCTGGGACCCACTATTGTGTAGTTGCTgggtaattgtgtgtgtgtgtgcttgacaAAGCGTCTCACTTGTAGCAGTcgttgttgtatttgttgtagCTTCCCAGGGCTGTGAGACTTCCCAAGCAGATTCCGTAGGAGAAAAAGACCTGTGTACCAGCATCCATCCAtacctagagagagagagagagagagagagagagagagagagagaaagggaaattAGATTATAAGGACACAATCTTGAATGACTGGAAGACAATGAATAGATGATTGTATCTGTTAAGCACTTTGCATCTTGTTTACGAAAACGTTAAATAAGTTATTGATATTACCACCATAAAACTGTAGTTACACGTTATCTACAGTAAGAGCACATCGTGTATCGAATGAGTAACACATAGTGCTGAACTAGTTGTTTATTGCTAAGCACTctacagaagtgtgtgtgtgtgtgcgtgtgtgtgtgtgtgctttgtacCTGTGGGTCTGCCAGGCGGGTAACGTTGGGCTTGAGGTAGTAAATGATGCCCTGTGTCGCTCCGGGCAGGGTGGCACCGCGCACCAGCAGCACAAACAGCATGACATATGGGAAGGTGGCCGTCAGGTACACTACCTAGAATgtacacagagggagagagagaacgtgcgggggggggggatgtggtCAGGATGGCACGGAGACGGAGAAAACAGGAAGGACAAGTCTGACATTAGACACTTTAAAGAGGGAACCCTGGAAAGTTGGAGTCTGTTGACAGATGGTGGTGGTGACACAAGAAAATTATTGCAGCCGCTTATTTTTATATGCTGGAAAACGACAGAAGATTTATGTTACTGTTTTTAGCCGCCCGTTAGTATTcggctgtttgtgtgagtcactTCTACGGGCGGTAGCCTGCCTGTAAGAATGTTGAATGACATATAAGCAGGTTCTGTTTGTAATTTACATATAGATAAAAGAGACATCGATGCATTTCTTTGACGAAGAAGAAAActccaaaaaactaaaattctTAGGCATGCTCTGGAGTTACAGCTTCTTCTTGATGCTTGTGAAGCAAAATAAGTTCCCAGACATGGGCAGGGCGGTGAAGGCGTCACGCT from Platichthys flesus chromosome 22, fPlaFle2.1, whole genome shotgun sequence includes these protein-coding regions:
- the LOC133933376 gene encoding sodium- and chloride-dependent GABA transporter 2-like, encoding MADQTPLQQGEPLLTKPLELSLPNGKEAPKVVLHARGQWASKAEFLLAVAGQIIGLGNVWRFPYLCYKNGGGVFFIPYLLFLVLCGIPLFLLETSLGQYTSLGGVSAWRSICPLFGGLGYASQVIILHGCVYYVVILAWAVFYLVHSFQAELPWAHCNNTWNTESCVLFNHLNQTNASSLPENASSPVTEFWEREVLRLSSNLDELGPVSWKLALCLAVVWLVCYFCVWKGVKSTGKVVYLTATFPYVMLFVLLVRGATLPGATQGIIYYLKPNVTRLADPQVWMDAGTQVFFSYGICLGSLTALGSYNKYNNDCYKDSFMLCLLNSATSFLAGFAIFSVLGFMAQEQGVEIATVAQSGPGLAFIVYPRAVAMMPLPQLWAVCFFLMIIMLGLDTQFVSLEALMTSVSDLYPHLIRRGHRRELLLLLVCVVCFLVGLVMVTPGGLYVFQVYDHFSCSGASLLLLSICQSVAIGWVYGAERFSGNIRDMTGYSPLPVFKLCWKYLTPAVCTATFVFSLVCWAPLSLGKGLVAPLWATTLGWILTFSSVSLLPFWAIYALATTPGSLTQRFQHLCSPAKLSSSHHLPTNTSPLPYSPRLLLSEKPKQPIADVDRLS